In Pseudoalteromonas piratica, the following proteins share a genomic window:
- a CDS encoding PqiC family protein, producing MLRLLLVSLFSLTTIACSSNVTPISYYQLDGGDFAANKLGKEARANLIVSNPKLIGHLANRGIAVEVTPLQIQSANSHLWSSVPSELLLQASVVSLDNSLQDIRVIPLQLESAINADLPTYRVDYYLNKFQATETGEGIIAGVVTVFKLEHTIANIVYSQGFTQQIELEADGYPALVQALNTAWLKTNQAVANEIKVLIDKG from the coding sequence ATGTTACGTTTATTACTTGTTTCACTTTTCTCATTAACCACTATTGCATGCAGTAGTAATGTTACGCCCATCAGTTACTATCAACTCGATGGTGGCGATTTTGCTGCAAATAAGCTTGGCAAAGAAGCCCGTGCCAACCTAATTGTGAGTAACCCTAAATTAATAGGTCATTTAGCTAATCGCGGTATTGCCGTTGAAGTAACACCGTTACAAATTCAAAGTGCAAATAGCCATCTTTGGAGCAGTGTGCCCAGCGAATTACTGTTGCAAGCGAGTGTGGTCAGTTTAGATAATTCCTTGCAGGATATTAGAGTAATACCGTTACAGTTAGAGTCTGCTATTAATGCCGATTTACCGACCTATCGTGTCGATTACTATCTAAATAAATTTCAAGCAACAGAAACGGGCGAAGGGATTATTGCCGGTGTTGTCACTGTGTTTAAGTTGGAGCATACCATTGCTAACATTGTGTATAGTCAAGGGTTTACACAGCAGATTGAATTAGAAGCAGATGGTTATCCTGCATTGGTACAAGCATTAAACACAGCCTGGCTTAAAACTAACCAAGCTGTTGCCAATGAAATTAAAGTGCTAATCGATAAAGGTTAG